A window of Brevibacterium ihuae contains these coding sequences:
- a CDS encoding vitamin K epoxide reductase family protein, which produces MPDATATLDHRPAEASSPRFARPRPFAVLLLVTGIIGWVASAVLVAERLALFRDPEHVTSCDINPWVSCGKVMGSWQSELFGFPNPLIGIVAFAVIITTAMAVLAGAQLGRWYWIGLQVAVSLGTVFVIWLWSQALFSLYLLCLYCMVVWAAMIPLFLLLTIRNLVHGIIPAPAVLVRFTADWAWTLVALIYIAVAASVYLRFFPAFTSPL; this is translated from the coding sequence ATGCCGGACGCTACCGCCACGCTCGATCATCGCCCCGCTGAAGCCAGTAGTCCCCGGTTCGCCCGACCGCGCCCTTTCGCGGTCCTGCTGCTGGTCACGGGCATCATCGGGTGGGTGGCTTCGGCAGTACTCGTCGCTGAACGGCTGGCGCTCTTCCGGGACCCGGAGCACGTCACGAGCTGCGACATCAATCCGTGGGTCTCCTGCGGCAAGGTCATGGGCAGCTGGCAATCCGAGCTGTTCGGGTTTCCCAATCCGCTGATCGGGATCGTCGCCTTCGCCGTGATCATCACCACCGCCATGGCCGTCCTCGCCGGAGCACAGCTGGGACGCTGGTACTGGATCGGTCTGCAGGTCGCTGTGAGCCTGGGCACCGTCTTCGTCATCTGGCTGTGGTCCCAAGCCCTCTTCAGCCTCTACCTCCTGTGCCTGTACTGCATGGTCGTGTGGGCCGCGATGATCCCCCTCTTCCTCCTCCTGACGATCCGCAACCTCGTCCACGGCATCATCCCCGCACCGGCCGTGCTGGTCCGGTTCACCGCAGACTGGGCATGGACGCTGGTGGCCCTCATCTACATCGCGGTAGCCGCCTCGGTCTACCTCCGGTTCTTCCCCGCTTTCACCTCCCCCCTCTGA
- a CDS encoding ligand-binding protein SH3 → MGKHSDPKPSWSANARTLIRNVAAGGRKHAGRHGQEPSTATGVLKSVRRRPMVAAIALPAAATTAIVASSFAFAPTDTASVVTAEDQAATASADPGAQDVPTKDAEEREKEREAAAEEYRKSLEDDPKYNQKPEVKAALPAPEPPKESASSETSGGESSDRGSKSSRSDSRGSSSISTEPCSVSNEIEPKLTANAKKGYRAVCAEFPEVKTFGGPRNDPGSDHHTGQALDIMITDPTGQQITEFAIKHASELGVKYVIYKQKIYAPYTGWEGRAMEDRGSATANHMDHVHVSFN, encoded by the coding sequence ATGGGTAAGCACTCGGATCCGAAGCCGTCCTGGAGCGCGAACGCGCGCACCCTGATCCGGAACGTCGCCGCGGGCGGCCGCAAGCACGCTGGTCGCCATGGTCAGGAGCCGAGCACCGCCACCGGGGTTCTCAAGTCCGTCAGGCGCCGCCCGATGGTCGCCGCCATCGCACTGCCGGCAGCTGCCACGACCGCGATCGTGGCCTCCTCGTTCGCCTTCGCACCCACGGACACCGCCAGCGTCGTCACGGCCGAGGATCAGGCAGCCACCGCCAGCGCGGATCCCGGCGCCCAAGACGTTCCCACGAAGGATGCCGAGGAACGTGAGAAGGAGCGGGAGGCGGCCGCCGAGGAGTATCGGAAGTCCCTCGAAGACGATCCGAAGTACAACCAGAAGCCAGAGGTGAAGGCCGCGCTGCCGGCCCCTGAGCCCCCGAAGGAGAGCGCGTCGTCGGAGACCTCCGGCGGGGAATCCTCGGACCGGGGTTCGAAGTCCTCGCGCTCCGACAGCCGCGGATCCTCGAGCATCTCCACCGAACCCTGCTCGGTGTCCAACGAGATTGAACCCAAGCTCACCGCGAACGCTAAGAAGGGCTACCGGGCGGTCTGCGCCGAGTTCCCCGAGGTGAAAACCTTCGGCGGACCGCGCAACGATCCGGGATCCGACCACCATACCGGCCAGGCCCTCGACATCATGATCACCGATCCCACGGGTCAGCAGATCACAGAGTTCGCGATCAAGCACGCGTCCGAGCTCGGAGTGAAATACGTGATCTACAAGCAGAAGATCTACGCTCCCTACACCGGCTGGGAGGGACGGGCCATGGAGGACCGTGGCTCGGCCACCGCCAACCACATGGACCACGTCCACGTCTCCTTCAACTGA
- a CDS encoding cation diffusion facilitator family transporter produces MTEADRGGHVHSHVPEQADRGTRRRLLIAFCIIAVIVVAQAVGSVITGSLALLTDTAHALADASGLLVAVIAATMMLRPPSSERTWGFARIEVIAALGQAVLLLVVGTYAAVEGIRRLFEPTEVPGTELLVFGVIGLVANIAAIAVLASSRDANFNMRAAFLEVLNDALGSLGVIIAAIVITTTGFQRADTIAGLFIAALIVPRAFRLLRETVRVLMEFTPKGVDLEDVRAHILELEHVRDVHDLHASMIGTGLPVISAHVVVDDDCFESGHAPQILEAILACVKEHFPVAFDHATIQVETAALRDRELPAVQHA; encoded by the coding sequence ATGACAGAAGCTGACCGGGGTGGGCACGTGCACAGTCACGTCCCCGAGCAGGCGGATCGGGGGACGCGCCGTCGCTTGTTGATCGCGTTCTGCATCATCGCCGTCATTGTCGTGGCGCAAGCAGTGGGCAGCGTGATCACCGGCAGCCTGGCGCTGCTGACGGATACCGCCCATGCGCTGGCTGATGCATCGGGGCTGTTGGTGGCGGTCATCGCGGCGACGATGATGCTGCGCCCGCCGAGCAGTGAGCGGACGTGGGGTTTCGCCCGGATCGAGGTCATCGCCGCCCTGGGGCAGGCTGTTCTGCTGCTCGTGGTCGGCACCTATGCCGCCGTCGAGGGCATACGCAGATTGTTCGAGCCCACGGAGGTGCCCGGCACGGAGCTGCTGGTGTTCGGTGTGATCGGCTTGGTCGCCAACATCGCAGCGATCGCTGTGCTGGCATCCAGTCGCGATGCGAACTTCAATATGCGCGCGGCGTTTCTCGAAGTGCTCAACGACGCCCTGGGATCGCTGGGCGTGATCATCGCAGCGATCGTGATCACGACCACCGGGTTCCAGCGCGCCGACACCATCGCCGGATTGTTCATCGCGGCTTTGATCGTTCCGCGCGCGTTCCGACTGCTGCGGGAGACGGTGCGGGTGCTGATGGAGTTCACTCCCAAGGGCGTCGACCTCGAAGACGTCCGCGCCCACATCTTGGAGCTCGAGCATGTCCGTGATGTGCACGATCTGCACGCCTCGATGATCGGCACTGGCCTGCCGGTCATCTCCGCGCACGTCGTCGTCGACGACGACTGCTTCGAATCCGGTCACGCCCCGCAGATCCTGGAGGCGATCCTCGCCTGCGTCAAGGAGCATTTCCCCGTCGCCTTCGATCACGCCACGATCCAGGTGGAAACTGCCGCCCTGCGCGACCGGGAACTGCCCGCAGTCCAGCACGCCTGA
- a CDS encoding ArsR/SmtB family transcription factor, with protein MAITRSAETVWFEDRSAYAALFHALAEPTRLALLEHLASGEHRVRDLVHHMHLAQSTVSKHLACLRDCGLVTVRAEGRSSWFSLADPTRLEDLVESAGELLRGSGVSLSLRDHDHHAPIVEEDEGYDRS; from the coding sequence ATGGCGATTACTCGTTCGGCTGAAACCGTTTGGTTCGAGGACCGCAGTGCCTATGCGGCGCTGTTCCATGCGCTGGCCGAGCCGACGCGACTGGCACTGCTTGAGCACTTAGCCAGTGGCGAGCACCGGGTGCGTGATCTGGTCCACCACATGCATCTGGCGCAGTCGACAGTGAGCAAGCACCTGGCCTGTCTGCGTGACTGCGGGCTGGTGACGGTGCGCGCTGAGGGCCGGTCCTCGTGGTTCTCGCTGGCCGATCCGACCCGCCTGGAAGATCTCGTCGAGAGTGCAGGTGAGCTGCTGCGGGGGTCCGGGGTGTCGCTGTCGTTGCGTGACCACGACCATCACGCGCCGATCGTTGAGGAGGATGAGGGGTATGACAGAAGCTGA
- a CDS encoding cadmium resistance transporter: MILSSVLQAIGLFIVTNIDDIIVLSLFFARGAGQRGTTARILAGQYLGFGGILAAAVLVTLGADAFLPPQAIPYFGLVPLFLGIWAAWQAWRGDNDDDDEAKVSGKNVGVLTVAAVTFANGGDNIGVYVPVFLSVGPAAVIAYCVVFLALVAVLVVMAKFVATRRPIAEVLERWEHVLFPIVLIGLGVFILVEGGAFGF; this comes from the coding sequence ATGATCCTGTCATCCGTGCTGCAGGCGATCGGCCTGTTCATCGTCACCAACATCGACGACATCATCGTGCTCTCGCTGTTCTTCGCCCGCGGCGCGGGCCAGCGGGGCACAACGGCCCGGATCTTAGCCGGCCAGTATCTCGGGTTCGGCGGCATCCTGGCCGCCGCCGTGCTCGTCACGCTGGGGGCGGATGCTTTCCTGCCCCCGCAAGCCATCCCGTACTTCGGGCTCGTCCCATTGTTCCTCGGCATCTGGGCTGCCTGGCAGGCGTGGCGCGGAGACAACGACGATGATGATGAGGCAAAGGTCAGTGGCAAGAACGTCGGCGTGTTGACCGTCGCCGCTGTCACCTTCGCCAACGGCGGGGACAACATCGGCGTGTATGTTCCGGTCTTCCTCAGCGTGGGGCCGGCCGCCGTCATCGCCTATTGCGTCGTGTTCCTCGCGCTCGTCGCGGTCCTCGTCGTGATGGCCAAGTTCGTTGCGACTCGCCGGCCGATTGCTGAGGTGCTCGAACGATGGGAGCACGTCCTGTTCCCGATCGTCTTGATCGGTCTCGGGGTGTTCATCCTCGTCGAGGGTGGCGCGTTCGGCTTCTAG
- the cmtR gene encoding Cd(II)/Pb(II)-sensing metalloregulatory transcriptional regulator CmtR: MLTITSRLDVMHRLGRAMTDPTRSRILLQLLGGPCYPATLARNLGLTRSNVSNHLTCLRECGIVVAEPEGRQTRYEIADPHLAAALTALVDVTLAVDDSAPCLDPACSVPGCCEAGADA; this comes from the coding sequence ATGCTGACTATTACTTCTCGTTTAGATGTAATGCACCGGCTCGGCAGAGCCATGACCGATCCCACGCGTTCACGGATTCTGCTGCAGCTGCTGGGCGGGCCGTGCTATCCCGCCACGCTCGCCCGCAACCTGGGACTGACTCGTTCGAATGTGTCGAACCACCTGACATGCCTGCGGGAGTGCGGGATCGTCGTTGCCGAGCCGGAAGGACGCCAGACACGGTACGAGATCGCTGACCCGCATCTGGCGGCGGCGCTCACCGCCCTGGTCGATGTCACCCTGGCGGTCGACGACAGCGCGCCGTGCCTTGATCCGGCGTGCTCGGTTCCCGGGTGCTGCGAGGCAGGGGCTGACGCATGA
- a CDS encoding integrase core domain-containing protein produces the protein MAEALNSVYKAELIDRREWSGVIEVMAETSKWVAWYNHVRLHSALHYRPPIEAHSDWIKQQTTTGVAA, from the coding sequence ATGGCCGAGGCGCTGAACTCGGTGTACAAGGCCGAACTGATCGACCGGCGGGAGTGGTCGGGAGTGATCGAAGTGATGGCCGAGACGTCGAAGTGGGTGGCTTGGTACAACCACGTCCGACTGCATTCGGCGCTGCACTACCGGCCGCCGATCGAGGCGCATTCTGATTGGATCAAACAGCAGACCACTACAGGCGTGGCCGCATAG
- a CDS encoding IS110 family transposase, giving the protein MEQIEPARSGHVVIGVDTHKHIHVAAVMDSIGGVLATLTIATDAAGFKQLLEWASSFGKIIAFGIEGTGSYGAGLTSFVRRNEHKVVEVSRPDRRLRRLNGKSDTLDAENAARAVLAGFATAVPKTADGVVEMIRQLKVAHDTAVKDRTGAMVTLKALLVHSDEELRRETARKTQKMIARHCAALRPRGLETPEDANRHALRSIARRWIALNEEIKSLEAQIEQLVAQRAPHLLDEFGIGVDTAAEILIVAGDNPERIRSEAAFAKLAGISPVPAGSGMSSGKHRINHGGHRQLNAAIYRTVIVRMRFHEPTIAYVARRTAEGKSKRDIIRCLKRYVIREVYHLIKTNPRTGEITA; this is encoded by the coding sequence ATGGAACAGATCGAGCCCGCCCGTTCCGGGCACGTCGTGATCGGCGTCGATACCCACAAGCACATTCATGTCGCCGCGGTGATGGACTCGATCGGCGGGGTCCTGGCGACTCTCACGATCGCGACCGACGCTGCGGGGTTCAAGCAGCTGCTCGAGTGGGCGTCGTCATTCGGGAAGATCATCGCGTTCGGAATCGAAGGCACCGGCTCCTATGGTGCCGGGCTGACCTCGTTCGTCCGCCGGAACGAACACAAGGTCGTCGAGGTCTCCCGGCCCGATCGGCGGCTGCGCCGACTGAACGGGAAATCCGACACGCTCGACGCGGAGAACGCTGCCAGGGCAGTACTTGCCGGGTTCGCGACTGCGGTCCCGAAGACCGCTGACGGGGTGGTGGAGATGATCCGGCAGCTGAAAGTCGCCCACGATACCGCGGTGAAAGACCGCACCGGGGCGATGGTGACGCTCAAGGCGCTGCTCGTCCACTCGGACGAAGAGCTACGGCGTGAGACAGCACGGAAAACGCAGAAGATGATCGCCCGTCACTGCGCCGCGCTCCGCCCACGCGGATTAGAGACGCCAGAGGACGCGAACCGGCACGCACTCCGATCGATCGCCAGGCGCTGGATTGCCTTGAACGAGGAGATCAAAAGCCTGGAAGCGCAGATCGAGCAACTCGTCGCCCAACGCGCCCCGCACCTGCTGGACGAGTTCGGCATCGGCGTCGACACCGCCGCAGAGATCCTCATCGTCGCCGGGGACAATCCTGAACGGATCCGCAGCGAAGCAGCGTTCGCGAAACTCGCAGGAATCAGTCCCGTGCCCGCCGGGTCAGGAATGAGCAGCGGTAAGCATCGCATCAATCACGGCGGACATCGGCAGCTCAACGCCGCGATCTACCGGACCGTGATCGTGCGTATGCGGTTCCACGAGCCGACCATCGCATATGTTGCTCGCCGAACAGCCGAGGGGAAGAGCAAACGCGACATCATACGGTGCTTGAAACGCTACGTCATCCGCGAGGTCTACCACCTCATCAAGACCAACCCACGAACAGGCGAAATCACGGCTTGA
- a CDS encoding IS3 family transposase yields MIVDFIDENRDEFGVEPIVRVLRGTAARIAVSSYYAYKLRRPSARAIRDCDLMVVIRDIYEANYSCYGVRKMWKAINRDHADRFGPVARCTVERLMRQLGIDGVRRKRKRPKTASARAEECPEDLVEREFTAPAPNCLWVADITYVPTRSGWVYTTFILDVFHREIVGWQVTNHMRESLARDALTMALAAKYRAGHDVSGLVHHSDRGVQFRSIRYGETLAESAIVASVGSRGDSFDCQSVSAASRKDEVVLAGVF; encoded by the coding sequence GTGATCGTCGACTTCATCGACGAGAATCGTGACGAGTTCGGAGTCGAGCCGATCGTGCGGGTCCTGCGCGGGACTGCTGCACGGATCGCTGTGAGCTCGTACTACGCGTACAAACTGCGCCGGCCCTCGGCCCGGGCTATTCGGGACTGCGATCTCATGGTCGTCATCCGGGACATCTACGAAGCGAACTACTCCTGCTATGGAGTGCGCAAGATGTGGAAAGCGATCAACCGTGATCACGCCGACCGGTTCGGGCCGGTGGCCCGCTGCACGGTCGAGCGTTTGATGCGCCAACTGGGCATCGATGGGGTGCGGCGCAAACGCAAACGTCCCAAGACGGCATCGGCCAGAGCCGAGGAGTGCCCGGAGGACCTCGTCGAGCGGGAGTTCACCGCGCCTGCACCGAACTGCTTATGGGTGGCCGATATCACCTATGTGCCGACGCGCTCGGGGTGGGTGTACACGACGTTCATCCTCGATGTGTTCCATCGCGAGATCGTCGGCTGGCAGGTGACGAACCATATGCGTGAATCCCTGGCCCGGGACGCGCTCACGATGGCTCTGGCGGCGAAGTACCGGGCCGGGCACGATGTATCCGGGCTCGTTCACCACTCGGATCGCGGAGTCCAGTTCCGCTCGATTCGCTATGGCGAGACGCTGGCTGAGTCTGCGATCGTGGCATCAGTGGGTTCGCGGGGCGATTCCTTCGATTGTCAGTCTGTTTCTGCCGCGTCCCGCAAGGATGAGGTAGTCCTGGCCGGAGTGTTCTGA
- a CDS encoding transposase, which yields MPVKYTDELRARAVELVIHAQADPATANGSITRVAKELGLSKETLRVWVRKHKESGRITPSESVDLESENRRLRAELAEARRANEILRRASAFFAAELDRPSR from the coding sequence ATGCCAGTGAAGTACACCGACGAGCTCAGGGCTCGTGCAGTAGAGCTCGTCATTCACGCTCAGGCCGATCCCGCGACTGCCAACGGCTCGATTACTCGGGTCGCGAAAGAGCTCGGGTTGAGTAAGGAGACCTTGCGCGTGTGGGTGCGGAAGCACAAGGAATCCGGCAGGATCACACCGTCGGAGTCTGTGGATTTGGAATCGGAGAACCGACGCTTGCGGGCGGAGCTGGCCGAAGCCAGGCGAGCGAACGAGATCCTGCGCAGAGCATCGGCTTTCTTCGCGGCGGAGCTCGACCGCCCATCAAGGTGA
- a CDS encoding IS3 family transposase, whose product MIRVAAGMSTARFCQLFDMPERTWRRWQAKARTGTAVKGPWPQPARQAARELVVKHALAHPAWGHRKIWAMVRHDGHVVSEATVLRILRDEGLILPAQYQRERRKLAERRKAAFATEPTGPNQVWQLDFSEFETTTGGTWRLAGCRDYWSKYEHPFHVSPTGNQHDAIDAIELALADYEAMFGHPLVEACPVDPETGELLPVVTIVTDNGGPFRSFRFESFIAAHPELHHVRTRVKTPGQNGSRERGFGTLKYERLYLDEIDDAIVLAERAEDYRIEYNELRPHEAISWNRPKEVHLGLADPTTPTFKTKEILPTT is encoded by the coding sequence GTGATCCGCGTGGCAGCGGGCATGTCGACCGCGAGGTTCTGCCAGCTCTTCGACATGCCCGAGCGGACCTGGCGCCGCTGGCAGGCCAAGGCCCGCACCGGGACGGCGGTGAAGGGACCGTGGCCGCAACCGGCACGGCAGGCCGCCAGGGAACTGGTGGTCAAGCACGCGCTGGCCCATCCGGCGTGGGGGCATCGGAAGATCTGGGCGATGGTCCGCCACGACGGGCATGTTGTTTCCGAGGCGACCGTGCTGCGAATCCTGCGCGACGAGGGGCTGATTCTGCCCGCGCAGTACCAACGGGAGCGACGGAAGCTGGCCGAGCGGCGCAAGGCCGCGTTCGCCACCGAGCCGACCGGTCCGAACCAAGTCTGGCAGCTGGACTTCAGCGAGTTCGAGACCACCACCGGAGGGACCTGGCGGCTGGCCGGGTGCCGGGACTACTGGTCCAAGTACGAGCACCCCTTCCACGTTTCGCCCACCGGGAACCAGCACGATGCGATCGACGCGATCGAGTTGGCCCTGGCCGACTACGAGGCCATGTTCGGTCACCCGCTGGTCGAGGCCTGCCCGGTCGATCCCGAGACCGGTGAGCTGTTGCCCGTGGTGACCATCGTGACGGACAACGGCGGGCCGTTCCGGTCCTTCCGCTTCGAGTCCTTCATCGCCGCCCACCCCGAGCTACACCACGTGCGCACCCGAGTGAAGACCCCGGGGCAGAACGGGTCCCGTGAACGCGGCTTCGGCACGCTGAAGTACGAACGGCTCTACCTGGACGAGATTGACGACGCGATCGTGCTCGCCGAGCGGGCCGAGGACTACCGGATCGAGTACAACGAGCTCCGGCCCCACGAGGCCATCTCATGGAACCGGCCCAAGGAGGTGCACCTGGGCCTGGCCGACCCCACCACCCCGACATTCAAAACCAAGGAAATCCTGCCAACTACTTGA